From Dechloromonas sp. A34:
GATCAGCCGCTTCTGTTCGTCGGGGAAGTGCGGGTTGCCGCAGACGACATCGCTGATCGGCTGGCGGGCCAGCAAGGCGACCCCGTTATAGGTCTTCTGGCCGGAAAAGGCGACCTGATAGCCGGCGGCCTCGATCTCGGCGCGCGGGAAATTCTGGTCTTCCAGCTTCAATTCCTGCAGACACACCGCGTCCGGCTGTTGTTCGGCAAGCCAGTCGAGCAGGTGAGGAAGGCGGACCTTCAGCGAATTGACGTTCCAGCTGGCGATTTTCATGGCGGGGGATGCGATCGGGGGACACGCCATTTTGCCACAGCCATGGTCTTCGGCCGCTTGCCGATGGCCACGGCGGGTAAGGGTCAGTTGGCTTTTTCGGCAGGTTGCAGGCCACCCGATGGTTTACTGCCGAATGGTGCGCTTTTCGGGTAGCCCGCAAGGTCAAGCAGATTGTTGTAGGCGCCGGCTTCAAAGCCCCGCTGGGTCTGTTTGCCGACGCTCAGCGAGGGCACGAAGACGTCGCCGACCAACTGCTTCAACTCGTTGGCATCTTCCGCCTTTTGCAGCATTTTTTCGGTGAAGGGTACGCCCCGCTTGTTGAGCAGATCCCGGGCCTGGACGCACTCGGTGGTGCAATCGGCGGCGGTGTATAGCGTCACCGGAAAGTTTTCCCTGGCCTTGCGCGTCGCGAAAGGCAGGTCATCGCTACTCTCGGCTTTCTCTCCGACCCTGGACAAAGCTTTGGCCTTGCCAGGGGGCGGGGTGTCGGAAATGATGATGCGGCCGCTAGGGTCGATCCAGCGATAGGCCTGGGCAGCGGCCTGGAGGCTGGTCAGCGCCAAGCAAAGCATGAGCAGAAAACGCATTTTCTTCTCCATCGGGAGGTTGCTTACGCCGCAATCATACCGCTATGCCGGAGCAGTGCGTCGACACTGGGTTCGCGGCCGCGGAAGGCCTTGAAGGAGTCGATGGCTGGACGCGAGCCGCCGACCGCGAGGATCTCGTCGAGGAAGCGCCGGCCGGTCGTGGCGTCGAACGGATCGCCGGCTTCCTCGAAGGCGGCATAGGCATCGGCCGACAGCACTTCCGCCCACTTGTAGCTGAAATAGCCGGCGCCGTAACCGCCGCCGAAAATGTGCGAGAAGCTGTTCGGGAAGCGGTGCCATTCCGGCGGGATGAGCACGGCGACTTCCTTGCGCACTTCGCCCAGCAGGTCCATCACGCTGTGCGGACCGGCCGGGTCGAAGCCGGCGTGCAGCAGCATGTCGAACAGCGAGAACTCGATCTGGCGCACCGCCATCATGCCGCTTTGGAAATTCTTGGCAGCCAGCATCTTGTCGAACAGTTCGCGCGGCAGGTGGGCGCCGCTATCGACATGGGCGGTCATGCCTTCGACGACCTCCCACTCCCAGCAATAGTTTTCCATGAACTGCGAAGGTAGCTCGACGGCATCCCACTCGACGCCATGGATGCCGGAAACGCCGAGTTCCTCGCCGCGGGTCAGCAGATGGTGCAGGCCGTGGCCGGTTTCGTGGAAGAGCGTGGTGACTTCGTCGTGGGTGAAGGTGGCGGGCTTGTCGCCGACCGGGCGCGAGAAGTTGCAGTTCAGGTAGGCGATCGGCTTCTGAATGCCGCCGGTGGTACGCCGCCGGGAGCGGGCTTCGTCCATCCAGGCGCCGCCGCGCTTGGTTTCGCGGGCGTAGAGATCGAGGTAGAACTGGCCGACCAGATCGCCGGCCGGGGATTCCAGCCGGTAGAAACGGACGTCCTCGTGCCAGACCGGCGCGCTGTCCGGCTTGACCTTGACGTTGAACAGGCTCTCGATGACCTTGAACAGGCCGCCCAGCACTTTGGGTTCGGTGAAGTACTGCTTCACTTCCTGTTCCGAGAAGGCATAGCGCTTCTGCAACAGCTTTTCCGAAACGTAGGCGGCATCCCAGGGCTGGAAATCGGCGAGGCCGAGTTCGTCCTTGGCGAAGGCGCGCAGTTCGGCGATGTCCTTGGCGGCGAAGGGTTTGGCCTTGGCCGCCAGTTCGCGCAGGAAGGCGAGTACTTGTTCCGGCGTATCGGCCATCTTGGGCGCGAGCGAGACTTCGGCGAAATTCTTGTAGCCGAGCATCTGTGCATCTTCGCGGCGCAGTTCCAGCATGCGCTGGATGATCGGCGTGTTGTCCCATTCCGGCTTGCTCGAGCCGTCGTGGAATTCGGCGGCGCGGGTGGCGTAGGCGCGGTACATTCGGGCGCGCAGTTCGCGGTTGTCGGCGTACTGCATGACCGGGCCGTAGGAGGGAGCGTGCAGGCTGAAGCGCCAGCCGGCGACGCCGGCCTTTTCGGCGGCGGTGCGGGCGGCTTCGATGGCGTCGGCGGGCAGACCGGAAAGCAGCGCTTCGTCGGTGATCACTTCGGCGAAGGCGTTGGTGGCATCGAGCACGTTTTCCGAGAACTTGGCGGAGAGTTGCGACAACTCCTCCATGATCGCCTGGAAGCGCGGTTTCTGATCTTCCGGCAATTCGGCGCCGCTCAGGCGGAAGTCGCGCACCTCGTTGTCGACGACCTTCTTCTGTTCGACGGAGAGGGTGGCGTATTCGGCGCTGGCGCGCAGCGCCTTGTATTTCTCGAACAGCTTCAGGTTCTGACCGAGTTCGGCGTAGAAGCGCGAGACCTCGGGCAGCATCTCGTTGTAGGCCTCGCGCCAGGCCGGCACGTCGTTGACCGAGTGCAGGTGGCCAACGATGCCCCAGGCTCGACCGAAGGGTTCCAGGCCATCGGCCAGCGCCCCGGCAAAATCCCGCCAGGTGGCCGGGGTGGCGTCGGCGGTCAGACGCTCGACCAACTCGCGGCCGGCGATTAACAGCGATTCGATGGCCGGTTTGACATGTTCCGGTTGAACGGTGTCGAAACGTGGCAGGTCGGAGAAGTCGAGCAGGGGATTGACGGTCGTCATTTTTATATTCCGGGCAAGAAAAACGGGCGGTCCAGGCCGCCCGTTGGATCTGGGGGCATAACCCTCATTCTACAAGCTCTCGGTAGGCATGCCACGAGGCGTGGCCGAGGATTGGCATGATCAGGATCAGACCGAACAACAAAGTGGCAAATCCGGTCAGCGTCAGCGTGACGATCAGCGCCGCCCACAGCAGGAGTGGCCCGGCATTGGCAATGCAGGCATCGAGGCTGGTCATCATCGCCGTGACGATGTCGCTGTCGCGGTCGAGCATCATCGGTACCGCGACCACGGCCAGCGCGAAGACGACCAAGGCCAGCAGCGCGCCCAAGGCGAACCAGACGACGACGAAGGCACCATGTTCGCCGCTGAGGACGACCTCCTTGAGAAAGGCGCCGCTGTCGAGGTCGCTGCTCGCACCGAGCAGGGCAAAGGCGACGGCTGAAAAGCGCTCCCAGAGAATGGCGGTTAGTCCGAGGAAGAGGCCGAAAAAAGCCAGCGACTGGCCGCTGCGCCGGAAGCAGCGGAGCGAGTCGATGAACATGATCTTCTCGCCCCTGGCGGTGCGCCGGCTCAATTCGTAGAGTCCGGCGGCCAGTAGCGGGGCAACCAGAAAGAAGCCGGAAATCGCGACGCTGACCAGATGGGGATGGCGAATGATCGACAGCAGGATCAGGTCGCCAGCAAGAGCGAATAGCGTTCCGTAGGCTAGCGAGGGCAGAGGATTGGCTTGCAGATCACGCCAACCGGACTGCAACCAGAAGAAAGGCCGCTTCCAGCTGATCTGGCGAATGGTCGGCAAGGACGCGCCGGCTTGGCGAAAATTCTGGATTGGTCTCATTGCAGCCTCCCGACAGCGGTGCGGACCAATCTTGGACCCGGCCATGGCGGCCGGGTTCCTTTGTTAGCTGCTTACAGCGTCTTGCCGGTCAGCCGCTCGTAGGCCTCGATGTACTTGGCGCTGGTGCGGGCGATGACATCGGCCGGCAGCTTGGGGCCGGGCGCCTTCTTGCCCCAGTCCAGGGTTTCCAGGTAGTCGCGGACGAACTGCTTGTCGTAGGACGGCGGGTTCTTGCCTTCCTCGTACTGGTCGGCCGGCCAGAAACGCGAGGAGTCCGGGGTCAGGGCCTCGTCGATCAGGTGCAGGGTGCCGGCGGCGTCGATGCCGAACTCGAACTTGGTGTCGGCGATGATGATGCCGCGGCCCTTGGCGTAGGCGCAGGCTTCTTCGTAGAGGCGGATGGCGGCGATGCGGGCTTCATCGGCCAGTTGGGCGCCGTTCTTGCCGGTGCCAGCCAGGGCTTCGGCCAGGTCGGCAGCACAGTTGGCCTGGGCGACGGCGAAGGAGACGTTTTCGTCATGATCGCCGACGGCAGCCTTGGTCGCCGGCGTGAAGATCGGGGCAGGCAGTTTCTGCGCCATTTTCAGGCCGGTGGGCAGGGCGATGCCGCAGATGGCGCCGGTTTCCTGGTAGTCCTTCCAGCCCGAACCGATCACGTACCCGCGAACCACCGCCTCGATCGGCAGCGGCCGCAGGCGCTTGACGACGACGGCGCGGCCGCGGACCTGCTCGCGCTCGTTCTCGGCGACGACGGATTCGGGATCGATGCCGGTCAGCTGGTTGGGCACGATGTGGCCGAGCTTCGCGAACCAGAAATCGGCGACGGCGGTCAGCACTTCGCCCTTGCGCGGAATCGGGTCGGGCAGGATGACGTCGAAGGCCGACAGGCGGTCGGTGGTGACGATCAGCAGCTTGTCGGCGTCTACGGCGTAGATGTCGCGGACCTTGCCCTTGGAGAGCAGCGGCAGGCTGGTGATGGACGACTGGTAAAGAGGAGTGGTCACGGCAATGATCCCGAAAGCAAAGGGGTGGATTATAAATTAATGCGCGCCACCTTCTTCGGCGGTGAGCTTTTTGCGCATGCGATGGGTGCCCCAGGCGACGACCCCGGCGATCACCGGAATCGAAATGGCGGTGAGGACGTCAGGCGAGAGATGGTGCAGATCCTTGGTGCCCTTGGCCAGGTATTGCACCAGTTGCGAGCCGTAATAGGTGAGCACGACTACCGACAGGCCTTCGACGGTTTCCTGCAGACGCAGTTGCAGCCGGGCGCGGCGGTTCATCTGCGAGAGCAGTTCCTGGTTCTGGCGCTCGAGTTCGATATCGACCCGGGTGCGCAGCAACTGGCTGTTGCGGGCGACGCGGCCGGACAGTTCCTCCTGGCGGCGGCTGATCGCCTCGCAGGTCGCCATCGCCGGCACCAGCCGGCGCTGCATGAATTCGTCGATGGTCGGCAGGCCGGGGATGCGGATTTCACGCAGTTCGGCGATGCGCTGGGCGACCAGGCCGTGGTAGGCGTTGGCCGCGCCGAAGCGGAAGGTGGTGCGGGCGACCGAGTGTTCGACCTCGGCGGCGAGTTTGGAGAGGGTGGCCAGCACCATGCGTTCGTCTTCCGGCGAGTGGGCCTGACCGATGTTGTCCATCAGCTCGGCCAGCTTCTTCTCGGCGCCGAACAGCCAGCCGCTGACTTCCTTGGCGACCGGCAGGCCGAGCAGCGCCATCATCCGGTAGGTCTCGATCTCGACCAGGCGCTGCACGGTGCGCCCGGCCTGGCGCTGGGTCATGCCGGCATCGAGCACGAGGAAACGCGAGAAGCCGTTGTCGATCTTGAAGTCGGTGAACACCCAGGCGTTGCCGTCGGCGATCTGCGAAGCGACCATCTGGCGGCCGCTCGGGTTGAGCTTGGCGAGCACTGATTCCGGGCTCAGTTCAGTCGTCGGGCGCAGCTCGACATGGGTGGCGACGATCAGCTTGCCGGGAATCGCCGCCAGCCAGTCCGGGTGCACGGCGTCGAAGGCGGTGGCGTCCGGATCGAGCGTCTCGCCGGCAGGCAGCGGGCGGAAGAAGGTGTAGGTCGAAAACTCGGTATGCATCTCCCAGCGCAGCCGGAAGGAGCCGGCATCGATCATCTGGTGCGCCTCGGAGCTTTCGATGGCGTTGCAGACCTGCGACTGGGTCAGCCGCGTCAGGTTGGCGCGTTCCTCGTCGACGTGGCTGCGGGCGCGCTTGAACACCAGTTGCGAGACGAGCAGCGGCCCCTGCAATGGAGTCGGCGGGCGGGCGTGGAACTCGTTGTTGAGGCGTTGCCGCAGCGGATGTTCTTCCAGTTCGGCAATCGTGAATCGCGGGTGCATGGCAGATGAGGACGGGGTTGGTTGGCGCGGAACGGCTGCGCGGATTCTAGCATTCAGGCGCTGGCGGCTTCGCTCCGCCGCAGGTAGCGGTCGAATTCCTGCGTCAAACCGGGGGCGGCGTGCTCGAGCAGGAAACTGCGGAACTTCTGGCCGGCCGGCAGCAGGCGTTTGCTGTTCATGTGCACGACATACCAGGTGCGCTCGATCGGCGTGCCGATCACGTCGAGCAAGCTGATTTCGCTGGTCTTCAGCTCCAGCGGCAGGGTATGCAGCGAGAGCAGGCTGACGCCCATGCCGGCCATCACCGCCTGCTTGATCGTTTCGTTGCTGCCCATGCTGATCGTGCGGGCCGGCGTGAACAGGTGGTTCTTGAACATTTCCTCGGCGACCCGCCGCGAGCCCGAGCCTTCCTCGCGCAAGAGGAAGGTTTCCTGCCGCAATTCGTGCATGTCGAAGCGCCGGGCCTCGCGCAGCGGATGGTCGGCCGGCGCGATCAGCACGTAGGGGTGGCTGGCCATCGGCTCGGCATGGGCATCGATCTCGACCGGGATGCGGCCCATGACGGCGAGGTCGATGGCGTTGTCCTGCAGTTTCTGGAGCAGCGCCTCGCGGTTACCGACGGTGAACTGCACCTCGACCCCGGGATGGTCCTGCGAAAACTTGGCGAGCAGCTTGGGCATGAAGTATTTGGCGGTACTGACCAGGCCGACCGACAACTGGCCGACCTCGGCACCGAGCAGGCCCTGCAGGTTGGCCTCGGCATCCTTGATTTCGCCGAGCACGCGCAGCGCGTGGTGGACCAGCATCTCGCCAGCCTCGGTCAGCGCGACGCCGCGCCCCATGCGCTCGAACAGCGGCAGGCCGACGTTTTCCTCGAGTTGCTTCAACTGCATCGAAATCGCCGGCGGCGTTAGGTGCAATTCCTCGGCGGCACGGGCATAGCTCAGGTGGCGGGCGGCGACCACGAAGATCTGCAACTGGCGTAGGGTTAGGGTGCGGATGAAGTTCATGTTCAGGGGGGCTTCGATTTGGTGGGGGTTTGGTAAGTTTTAGTTTAACGCTGTTGGGTGGTTAATTGGCTTGGGTTTCCGCCTTGCTGGCGGGCGTACTTTCTTTTGTGTGGCCAAAAGAAAGTAGCCAAAGAAAAGGCCACCCCTGGGTCGGTGCCGGGCTACGCCCGGTTCCCTGCGCTACTCGAAACGCCGGGCGGCTGCGGAACTCGGGGCTGCGCCCCTCAAACAGTCCTCGCCGACTGCCCCCGGCGCTTCTGCGTTGCTCGGCACCTCTCAAGGGGCCCGGAAAAACGAGCCGTGGTGAAACGGTGGCACGGTCATTCCCGCGCAGGCGGGAATCCATGTATGAGACTGGACTCCCGCCTATGCGGGAGTGACGGTTGGCCCGGGATGTTTTTGACTTCGGGTCCCCGTGTGGAGCGCCGAGCAACGGAGCTGCTGGCGGAGAAAGGGCGAGGACTGTCTGAGGCCCGTAGGGCCGAGTTCCGCAGCCCCCGCCAGTAGCGAGTAGCGCAGGGGAGTCGGCGCAGCCGACCGCGTAACCCGGGGTCGCCTTCTTTTTGGCTACTTTTTCTTGGCGAAGCAAGAAAAAGTACGCCCGCCAACAAGGCGGAACCCCAAGCTCATCAACAGGAAAATAACCATGATTAACGGGCGGTACCGCTCTTGCCTAACCAGCTACCGCCCCACCGAGAACGGTTACGCCGCCGGCCGCAACTTATGCCGCCACCCCGGATAAAGCTTGTCCGCATCCTGCGGGAACGACTCGAAGGCCCGCGCAAATTCGTAATGATCACGCGCCCAATCCACCGGATCGGCCCCGGCCTTCCAGCAGTCGTAGGCCTGGCGCAGCGAGCGAGCCCCGGCCGCCGGCGAATCGATGTGGCCGTAGGCGCCGCCGCCGGCCGTGTTGATCACGTTGCCGTGGCCGAGGTTGTCGAAGAAACCCGGCAGGCGCAGGGCGTTCATGCCCCCCGAGATGATCGGCGTCGTCGGCCGCATGCCGTACCACTCCTGGTGGTAGGCCGGGCCGCTATAGCTGTCGCGCTCGATGATGTAGGCGCAGGCGCGGTCGTCCTTGTCGCCTTCCATCTTGCCGTAGCCCATGGTCCCGACATGGATGCCGGAAGCGCCCTGCAGGCGGCTCATCTTGGCCAGCACGTAGGCGGTGTAGCCGCGCTTCGAGGAGGGCGAGGTGACGGCGCCGTGGCCGGCGCGGTGGTAATGCAGGTACTGGTTGGGGTACTGCCGGCGGGCGGTGGTGATCATGCCCGGGCCGCCGACATAGCCATCGACCAGGAAAGCCAGCTTGTCGGCATCGGGGCCGAAGGCGGCGAGGGCGAAATCGGCGCGGGCGCACATCTCGTAATGGTCGTCGGCCGTGATGTTCATCGAGAACAGCTTGGCCTCGCCGGTTTCGTCCATTGCCCGTTTCATCGCGTCATAGACCAGCGGGATGGTTTTGCGCAGCGGTGCGAAGGTCTGGTTGCCCTGCGGCTCGTCGTTCTTGATGAAATCGCCGCCCAGCCAGAACTGGTAGGCGGCCTCGGCGAAGGGTTCGGGGCGCAGGCCGAGCTTGGGCTTGATGATGGTGCCGGAGATATAGCCGCCGTCCTTGACCGGCCGGCCGAGGATGCGCCACAGCGTGCTGATGTCCGTCGCCGGCCCGTCGAACAGCTCGATGGCGCGGCGCGGCATGTGGAAGTCGTACATCTTGGCATGCTCGATGTCGCCCATGCCCTGGTTGTTGCCGATGGTCAGCGTCAGGAAGGAGGCCATCATCATCCGGCCATCGGTGATGTTGCGGTCGAAGAGGTCGAGCGGGTAGGCGATGCGCATGTCCTCGCTGGCCTCGTCGATTTGGTAAACCAGCGCATCGACGCCCTTGGTGAAATCGTCAGTGGTGCACACCTCGACATTGGTCCCGGTCGAGGACTCGGCGGCGAAGTGGGCGGCAGCCTCGAGGTAGCCGTGGCCGGGCTTCGGTTTCATCTTGTAGGCGCACAGAATGTGGCGGCCGCCGGCGATCAGGTCGGCTTCCTTCAGGCTCAGGTCGGCGTAACGCTTGCTTTGGTCCATCGTGTCTCTCCTTTGGTGTGCGGAAGGCGTGCTGCGATGGAGTGAATGCTAGGGGGCGTTATAGGTAAATAAAAGTCAAAGATTTTTATTGGATTAGTCAGCTATCGATTATCGATGGCTTGCTCCAATTGGTGACTCAGGTGGCCGGGTTCGAGAAGAAGGAGGTTGATATTCCATATGGTTCTGGGCACGATGTTGGGATCAATAAATGGCCTCAACCTCTGCGGCTGCCCTACCCAAAATTACTGTGCAGTAACTGTATATGGTCAAATTTTTCGCGCTTCTTCTCGCTGCTATCGGATTCTTAATGCTTGGATTAGGGCTAGCCCTGATGCACGAGCATCCCGCTATGTTGGCGCTCGGGGTTGCCGGAGCCGCCATAACCTATTTTGCTTACTCTATGAATAGGGGGCGCGAGAAATCTCTTATAGCGCAGCATGACAAAGAAATAGTGCGTCGGAGCGAGGCTCTAGCGAAGACTCCTTGGGAAAATGGAAAATCCCTGGAGGTAAGAACCGGCAGTGCCAAGTTTTTGATTGCATTGCTAATGCTCGCCGCAAGCGTTTTGTTTGCTTACTCTTCAGCATCCGCAACTGAACCCAGATGGGGAGTGTTTGTGGGAAGCGTCTTGTTCTCCGCTGTCGTGCTATTTTCTGTAGTTCGATTACTGCCCGGCATGGCGAAACCGGCACTAGTGCTCAGCAACCGAGGTTTCCAAACTCCATTGCACGGAACTGTTCCATGGCGTGAGGTTGACGGAATAAATCTTCAACAGATCGCGCTGCGAGGCAGCACAACCAATACTCTGAATTTTCGAGTTGAAAACTATGCCGAAGGCGCTGACTGCATTCACTGGACGGAGCGGTTATTGGCGGTTTTTGGACTTGGCGTTCTAAAACGCAAAGTCGTCGTCGTCTTGTTGAATGGTGCAAGCGAAAAGCCGGAGACTGTTTACGCAATCGCAAGGTTCCTTTGGCAACAAAATACAGGCATGAACCATGAGTGGAACCCGATGTTCTCGAATGAGTTCAATCAGGCAGCGCGGCGAGTTCATGAGTTTAGGAATCGTTACAAAGACCCAGATGCATCCGCTGCAGGCCTGCTCAGTGAACCGGACAAGGCACTTAAGGAATTGGAACAATTTCGTCAGGACATGGACACCGTAAACTCGGAACGACGGCGCACCATAAGCAAAATCAATTGGATGGTGGCACTCAGCATATTGGGCATTGTTGCCACATTTCTTTGGCCTGTAGTGAAGCGGCATATTTAGCTGATGGGCCGCTTCCCAGAAGGCTGGTCCGTCAGTTCAGGGCACGAAGTGCCCTTTCCGCCCGAAACCTAGACATTCCGTGCTTCATTTGGCCAGCCAAACCCCTCCAGGCCCGCCAACACCTGAAGCGCCCCCCGAAAATCCTGCCCTGCCGTGTATTCGCTGACCGTGACCACGGTCGGTATCCCCGCGCCCAGGGCGGCGCGCAGGCCGTTGGCTGAATCTTCGATGGCGAGGCAGGCGCCGCCCGGCAGGCCGAGTCGTGCGAGTACCCAGTGGTAGATATCCGGCGCCGGCTTCTTGGCCGGCACGACGTCGCCGGCGCCGATTACCTCAAACCACTCCGCTGAGTCCGGGGCCAGGCTGGCGCGGAGCAGGGCGGCGACGTTTTCCGGCGAGGTGGTGGTGGCGATCGCCAGCCGGATGCCGGCCCGCCGGGCGGCGGCGATCAGTTCGGCAACGCCGGGGCGCAGCGGCAGTTTCCCTTGCTCGACCCGGCGGACGTAGTGCGCCGTCTTGGCGGCGTGCAGCTTTTTCATCAGATCATCGAAGTCAGGCCGCGCCGCGATGGCCGGGGCCTGGCGTTCGGCATAGTGGCGGATACGCTCCTTGCCGCCGGTGATGTCGAGCAGGCGGCCGTAGCTTTCGGCGTCCCAGTGCCAGTCCAGGGCGTGCTCGGCAAAGGCCTGGTTGAAAGCCGGGCGGTGGCCGTCGCGCTCGGTTTCGGCCAGCGTGCCATCGACATCGAAGATGATTGCCTGGGGGCGTTTCATGCCAAAAACGATAGCCGCCTGCCGGGGCGGGCGCCAGTCAGGATTGCTGAAGTCGATCTTAAGTGGATTTCGTATTAAGCAATCTATTAACCACTCAGTAAAAAACACTGACTATTGCTTAATTAATAATAGTCTTATCTTTACGTTCATCGCGGTAAGGCTATCGACAGGAGTCATCATGCAATTCGGACGCACCACGCTTTCCAAATTCGTCATCGAGCAAGCCCGGCTGCAGAACAGCGAGCTCGGTGCCCTGCTCATCGACGTCGCCGCCGCGGTCAAGACGATTTCCGCAATGGTCGGCAAGGGGGCGCTGGGCGGCAACCTCGGCGCGCTGGACAGCACCAATGTCCAGGGCGAGGTCCAGAAGAAGCTCGACGTGCTGACCAACGAGGCAATCCTGCGCCATTGCGAGTGGGGCGGCCAGCTGGCCGGCATGGCTTCCGAGGAGATGGACGAGCCCTATGCCATCCCCAACGAATACCCGCGCGGCCGCTACCTGCTGGTTTTCGATCCGCTGGACGGCTCCTCGAACAGCGACGTCAATGTCTCGGTCGGCACCATCTTCTCGATCTTCGCCCGGCCGACTGCCGGCGACGCCCAGCCCGGCGACTACCTGCGCCCCGGCTGCGAACAACTGGCCGCCGGCTACGCCATCTACGGCCCATCGACGATGATGGTGCTGACCCTCGGCAATGGCACGCACGGCTTCACGCTGGACCGCGAGAACGGCAATTTCATCCTGACCCACCCGGATATCCGGGTTCCGGAAGAGACCACCGAATTCGCCATCAACAGCTCGAACGAGCGTTTCTGGGAGCCGCCGGTGCAGCGCTACGTCAGCGAGTGCAAGGCCGGCAAGACCGGTGTCCGCGCCACCGACTTCAACATGCGCTGGATCGCCTCGATGGTTGCCGAGGTGCACCGCATCCTGATCCGTGGCGGCATCTTCATGTATCCCAAGGACAGCAAGGACCCGAGCAAGCCCGGGCGGCTGCGCCTGCTCTACGAAGCCAACCCGATGGCGATGCTGATCGAGCAGGCCGGCGGGGCGGCCAGTACCGGCCGCCAGCGCATCCTCGACGTGCAGCCGGAGGCCCTGCACCAGCGCGTGCCGGTGATCCTCGGTTCGAAAAATGAAGTGGAGCGCCTGGAGCGCTACCACCGCGATTACGACAATGGCAGCGACCGCCCCTTCGTTTCGCCGCTGTTCGCCGAACGCTCGCTGTTCCGCGACGAATCGCACGCCTGAATTCACAGTTAAGGGAGAGAGTCATGTCCGTCAAACACCCGATCATCGCCATCACCGGCTCGTCCGGCGCCGGCACCAGCACGGTAATGCAGAGCTTTCAGCACATCTTCCGCCGCGAGCAGTTGAAGGCGCAGATCGTCGAGGGCGATTCCTTCCACCGCTACGACCGGCTGGCCATGCGCGCCGAAATGAAAGCCCAGGAAGAGGCGGGCAACCGCAACTTCAGCCACTTCGGCCCGGAAGCCAACCTGCTCAAGGAGCTGCAGCAACTCTTCGTCAGCTACGGCCAGCACGGCGGCGGCCAGGTCCGAAAATACCTGCACGATGCCGGCGAGGCCGAGCCTTTCGGCCAGGAGCCGGGCACCTTCACGCCCTGGCAGGACATCAGCGAAGCCACCGACCTGATGTTCTACGAAGGGCTGCACGGCGCTTATGCCGATGAGACCATCGACATCGCCAAACAGGTCGATCTCTGCATCGGCGTCGTCCCCACCATCAATCTGGAGTGGATCCAGAAGCTGCACCGCGACCAGAAAATGCGCGGCTATTCGCAGGAGGCGGTGACCGACACCATCCTGCGCCGCATGCCGGACTACGTCAGCCACCTCTGCCCGCAGTTCTCGCGCACCCACGTCAATTTCCAGCGCGTGCCGATCGTCGATACCTCTAACCCCTTCATCGCCCGCGACATCCCGAGCGCCGACGAAAGCATGGTGGTGATCCGCTTCGCCAACCCGAAGGGCATCGACTTCCAGTATCTGGTCAGCATCCTGCACGGCGGCATGATGACCCGCCCGAACACGCTGGTCGTGCCCGGCGGCAAGATGGGCCTCGCCATGCAGATGATCTTCACGCCGATGATCCTGCGCCTGATGGACCAGAAGCGCCGCGCCTGACCAAAGAACAAGGAGAGAGACATGAGTGAACCGATTTCCCGCCGCGAGCTGGCCAACGCCGTCCGCTTCCTCGCCATCGATGCGGTCGAAAAAGCCAAGTCCGGCCACCCCGGCGCCCCGATGGGCATGGCCGACATCGCCGAAGTGCTGTGGCGCGACCACCTGAAACACAACCCGGCCAATCCGGCCTGGGGAGACCGCGACCGCTTCGTGCTCTCGAACGGCCACGCCTCGATGCTGCTCTATGCGTTGCTCCACCTGACCGGCTACGACCTGCCGCTGAGCGAACTGAAAAACTTCCGCCAACTCGGCAGCAAGACCGCCGGCCATCCGGAAGTCGGCCATACGCCGGGCGTCGAGACCACCACCGGGCCGCTCGGCCAGGGCCTGGCCAACGCGGTCGGCATGGCGCTCGCTGAGAAGCTGCTGGCCCAGCAGTTCAACCGCCCCGGTTTTCCCGTGGTCGATCACCGGACCTGGGTCTTCCTTGGCGACGGCTGCCTGATGGAAGGCATCAGCCATGAGGCCTGCTCGCTGGCCG
This genomic window contains:
- a CDS encoding glutaredoxin family protein — translated: MRFLLMLCLALTSLQAAAQAYRWIDPSGRIIISDTPPPGKAKALSRVGEKAESSDDLPFATRKARENFPVTLYTAADCTTECVQARDLLNKRGVPFTEKMLQKAEDANELKQLVGDVFVPSLSVGKQTQRGFEAGAYNNLLDLAGYPKSAPFGSKPSGGLQPAEKAN
- a CDS encoding M3 family metallopeptidase, yielding MTTVNPLLDFSDLPRFDTVQPEHVKPAIESLLIAGRELVERLTADATPATWRDFAGALADGLEPFGRAWGIVGHLHSVNDVPAWREAYNEMLPEVSRFYAELGQNLKLFEKYKALRASAEYATLSVEQKKVVDNEVRDFRLSGAELPEDQKPRFQAIMEELSQLSAKFSENVLDATNAFAEVITDEALLSGLPADAIEAARTAAEKAGVAGWRFSLHAPSYGPVMQYADNRELRARMYRAYATRAAEFHDGSSKPEWDNTPIIQRMLELRREDAQMLGYKNFAEVSLAPKMADTPEQVLAFLRELAAKAKPFAAKDIAELRAFAKDELGLADFQPWDAAYVSEKLLQKRYAFSEQEVKQYFTEPKVLGGLFKVIESLFNVKVKPDSAPVWHEDVRFYRLESPAGDLVGQFYLDLYARETKRGGAWMDEARSRRRTTGGIQKPIAYLNCNFSRPVGDKPATFTHDEVTTLFHETGHGLHHLLTRGEELGVSGIHGVEWDAVELPSQFMENYCWEWEVVEGMTAHVDSGAHLPRELFDKMLAAKNFQSGMMAVRQIEFSLFDMLLHAGFDPAGPHSVMDLLGEVRKEVAVLIPPEWHRFPNSFSHIFGGGYGAGYFSYKWAEVLSADAYAAFEEAGDPFDATTGRRFLDEILAVGGSRPAIDSFKAFRGREPSVDALLRHSGMIAA
- a CDS encoding DUF2189 domain-containing protein; translated protein: MRPIQNFRQAGASLPTIRQISWKRPFFWLQSGWRDLQANPLPSLAYGTLFALAGDLILLSIIRHPHLVSVAISGFFLVAPLLAAGLYELSRRTARGEKIMFIDSLRCFRRSGQSLAFFGLFLGLTAILWERFSAVAFALLGASSDLDSGAFLKEVVLSGEHGAFVVVWFALGALLALVVFALAVVAVPMMLDRDSDIVTAMMTSLDACIANAGPLLLWAALIVTLTLTGFATLLFGLILIMPILGHASWHAYRELVE
- a CDS encoding phosphoribosylaminoimidazolesuccinocarboxamide synthase, producing MTTPLYQSSITSLPLLSKGKVRDIYAVDADKLLIVTTDRLSAFDVILPDPIPRKGEVLTAVADFWFAKLGHIVPNQLTGIDPESVVAENEREQVRGRAVVVKRLRPLPIEAVVRGYVIGSGWKDYQETGAICGIALPTGLKMAQKLPAPIFTPATKAAVGDHDENVSFAVAQANCAADLAEALAGTGKNGAQLADEARIAAIRLYEEACAYAKGRGIIIADTKFEFGIDAAGTLHLIDEALTPDSSRFWPADQYEEGKNPPSYDKQFVRDYLETLDWGKKAPGPKLPADVIARTSAKYIEAYERLTGKTL
- a CDS encoding DUF3422 family protein is translated as MHPRFTIAELEEHPLRQRLNNEFHARPPTPLQGPLLVSQLVFKRARSHVDEERANLTRLTQSQVCNAIESSEAHQMIDAGSFRLRWEMHTEFSTYTFFRPLPAGETLDPDATAFDAVHPDWLAAIPGKLIVATHVELRPTTELSPESVLAKLNPSGRQMVASQIADGNAWVFTDFKIDNGFSRFLVLDAGMTQRQAGRTVQRLVEIETYRMMALLGLPVAKEVSGWLFGAEKKLAELMDNIGQAHSPEDERMVLATLSKLAAEVEHSVARTTFRFGAANAYHGLVAQRIAELREIRIPGLPTIDEFMQRRLVPAMATCEAISRRQEELSGRVARNSQLLRTRVDIELERQNQELLSQMNRRARLQLRLQETVEGLSVVVLTYYGSQLVQYLAKGTKDLHHLSPDVLTAISIPVIAGVVAWGTHRMRKKLTAEEGGAH